Proteins encoded by one window of Tubulanus polymorphus chromosome 7, tnTubPoly1.2, whole genome shotgun sequence:
- the LOC141909161 gene encoding uncharacterized protein LOC141909161: MISPESKKLKNDDSWTCSYERDDKKKVITYKELIGTIMNTRRGTIDWFMDRNLIAASRQCPVCNDEMKLSLDISNKSASEGWRWSCRKRVDSVLHQRFKSVRADSWFSKSNLTIAEILEITYWLSRGVQQTVIQTEMGLSSKTIVDWASFFREVCELVVFYNCKAIGGPGKVVVIDESKFGKRKFNRGRCVDGQWVFGGIERGNNKNVFMVSVDKRDSDTLIPIIEKWILPGTTIMSDCWEAYSCLNQRGFEHLTVNHSVTFVDPDTNACTNLIEISGYMLKRISRSTAQ, encoded by the coding sequence ATGATTTCGCCAGAaagtaaaaaattgaaaaatgatgataGTTGGACTTGTAGTTATGAGAGAGACGATAAGAAAAAAGTCATCACCTATAAAGAATTAATTGGAACAATCATGAATACAAGACGTGGAACTATTGACTGGTTTATGGATCGTAATCTGATTGCAGCTTCACGTCAGTGTCCGGTTTgtaatgatgaaatgaaattgtcatTGGACATCAGCAACAAATCTGCGAGTGAAGGATGGCGGTGGAGTTGCCGAAAACGTGTTGATAGTGTGTTGCACCAACGGTTTAAGTCGGTTCGAGCCGACAGTTGGTTTTCTAAATCTAACTTAACGATCGCAGAGATATTAGAAATAACGTATTGGTTATCGCGCGGAGTACAGCAGACCGTTATACAGACTGAAATGGGCTTATCCAGCAAAACAATTGTCGACTGGGCTAGTTTTTTCCGTGAAGTTTGCGAACTGGTTGTTTTTTACAATTGTAAAGCCATAGGCGGACCAGGCAAAGTAGTGGTAATCGATGAAAGCAAGTTCGGAAAACGGAAATTCAACCGAGGACGATGCGTCGATGGGCAATGGGTTTTCGGGGGCATTGAGAGAGGGAATAATAAGAATGTGTTTATGGTCAGTGTCGATAAACGTGATAGCGATACCCTGATACCGATTATCGAAAAGTGGATACTGCCGGGAACAACAATCATGAGCGACTGCTGGGAAGCGTATTCCTGCCTAAACCAACGCGGTTTCGAGCATTTGACCGTAAATCATAGTGTGACATTTGTTGATCCGGATACAAACGCGTGCACGAATCTCATAGAGATCAGTGGCTACATGCTAAAAAGAATTTCCCGAAGTACGGCACAGTGA